A single genomic interval of Lathyrus oleraceus cultivar Zhongwan6 chromosome 7, CAAS_Psat_ZW6_1.0, whole genome shotgun sequence harbors:
- the LOC127103417 gene encoding zinc finger BED domain-containing protein RICESLEEPER 2: MEMCLNSWALNRVLSLTVDNASSNDVGVERLKRRLLFRNSLVMSGNHFHMRCCAHILNLVVKEGLKDIDGSIGRIRHDVWYVRSSPARLAKFKACIDEESMDYKGLVWLDVETRWNSTYLMLVSVSKHERTFEELSFRDKKYVNELTKKGKGVPTEEDWKHINLIIPFLKLFYDATLHISGSSYLTSNIYMFEILGIGKSIVDMCASEDEHLRSVAQKMKKKYDKYWGNHEKLNMLLLIALVFDPRRKIRLVDWMVRRYYNKDDADALKANLESSLKSIYEEYRVGFMSPQGNSDELQVFGGVSNPYGTAEFYISEGCDNADNELTTYLGEKL, encoded by the coding sequence ATGGAGATGTGCTTGAACAGTTGGGCGTTAAACCGTGTGCTTAGTTTGACAGTTGATAATGCTTCATCTAATGATGTTGGGGTTGAGCGTCTCAAGAGAAGGCTTTTGTTTAGGAATAGTTTAGTTATGAGTGGAAACCATTTTCATATGCGGTGTTGTGCGCATATATTGAATTTAGTTGTGAAAGAAGGTTTGAAAGACATTGATGGCTCTATTGGTAGAATCCGTCATGATGTGTGGTATGTTAGATCTTCTCCTGCGAGGCTTGCTAAATTCAAGGCATGTATTGATGAGGAAAGCATGGATTATAAAGGTTTAGTTTGGCTAGATGTTGAGACTCGTTGGAACTCAACATACTTGATGTTAGTATCCGTATCAAAACATGAGAGGACCTTTGAAGAATTAAGTTTTCGAGATAAAAAGTATGTGAATGAGTTGACAAAGAAGGGGAAAGGTGTTCCGACAGAAGAAGATTGGAAGCATATTAACTTAATCATCCCATTCTTGAAGTTATTTTATGATGCTACCTTACATATATCGGGGTCATCTTATTTGACAAGCAATATTTATATGTTTGAGATCCTGGGTATTGGAAAGAGCATTGTGGATATGTGTGCGTCTGAAGATGAGCATCTACGTTCAGTAGCTcaaaaaatgaagaagaaatatGATAAATATTGGGGAAATCATGAGAAGCTTAACATGTTGTTGTTGATTGCTCTAGTATTCGATCCTAGGCGCAAGATTAGATTGGTCGATTGGATGGTAAGGCGATATTATAATAAGGATGATGCTGACGCCTTGAAAGCAAATTTAGAGTCTAGCTTGAAATCTATTTATGAGGAATATCGTGTTGGATTTATGTCTCCTCAAGGTAATTCAGATGAGTTGCAAGTTTTTGGTGGTGTTAGTAATCCTTATGGAACTGCTGAGTTCTATATTTCAGAAGGGTGTGACAATGCGGATAATGAGTTAACTACTTATCTTGGAGAGAAGTTATAG